The Haliaeetus albicilla chromosome 19, bHalAlb1.1, whole genome shotgun sequence genome has a segment encoding these proteins:
- the SPX gene encoding spexin, producing the protein MKGLHKLTASAMALFLAASFISVSWSAPQAHFQRRNWTPQAMLYLKGAQGRRFISDESQRKDLYDRMQLETRSQNTNPLSLSEAAALFLGSLRKAQEEVEEENTDHPGYLTDNLSNW; encoded by the exons ATGAAG GGACTGCATAAACTGACAGCATCTGCAATGGCACTGTTTCTGGCCGCGTCCTTCATATCTGTCTCCTGGAGTGCACCTCAG GCTCATTTCCAAAGGAGAAACTGGACTCCCCAGGCTATGCTCTATTTGAAGGGTGCAC AGGGACGTCGATTCATCTCGGATGAGAGCCAGCGAAAGGATCTGTATGACAGAATGCAGCTTG AAACACGCAGCCAAAACACAAATCCTTTATCTCTTTCTGAAGCTGCAGCACTGTTCCTTGGTTCCTTACGGAAAGCACAAGAAGAAG ttgaagaagaaaacactgatcACCCTGGCTACTTGACAGATAATCTATCAAATTggtga